The stretch of DNA GTGGTTTTTGTAAGAAAGTAGTTCATTTCCTACGAACTTTTTTAATCTTACCAGGCACTCCTTTGTTAGTAGCTCAGGATAATGTTTCTGTTTATGCAGATATGCAGAAATATAATTCTTGGGTAGTTGAAGATTGGCAAGGAAATCGACATTATAAATGGGAAGCAATTGCTTATGTAGTTAGTCTTTCCCCTTTGTTCTGGTTTTTAGTTCCAATTCTACGATTAAAACCTTTGATGGTAATAGGTAATAAATTTTACGAAACAATTGCCTCTAATCGCAAATGTGCTGGCAACTTTACCAAACCTTTTTTATTTCGTCCCCTAGAAATTACTTATTCTTTAACATTTAATTTATTGACCTTGTTAATATTATGTTTAGTAACTTTCTGGAATATTAAAAGTTTTGCTAGTAGTCATATTTTTAATCACAATCAAACTAAATTAAGTCAAGGATTAAAACGCGTTACTAATAGTAAAACAGCCCAAAGAATTGATTGGCTTAGTCAATTAACTAGATTAGATCAGTCATGGAGTATTTTTGCGCCTAATCCTCCGAGAGATGATGGTTGGCACGTAATAGTTGGCAATCAAAAAGATGGCAATCAAGTCAATCTTTTACAAGATGATACAAATATAAGTTGGGATAAGCTGACTATTCAGCAACGAAATAAGCTATACAAAAATATGCAATGGCGTACTTATTTCATCAATTTAAATCGCAATATTGGTAATAAACTTTATCCTTATTATGGTCAATATCTGTGTCGTAATTGGAATACTAAACATTCAAAACAACAGCAATTAAATCGTGTCGATATTTACTTTATGTCAGAAAAAACTGTTCCTCCTGGTGAACAACAAACAGTAGAAAAACAAGCTCACTGGCAACAATCTTGTGACGAGTAAAAGACTAATTTAAACCATGCTATTTAATTCTTACATTTTTATTTTTTTATTTTTACCTATAACTTTAATCGGGTTCTTTACTTTAGGTAAATTTAGGCTAATCTACGCAGCAAAACTTTGGTTATTAGTTTGCTCTTTATTTTTCTATGGTTATTGGAATCCGTCCTATTTATTATTAATGATGATTTCTATCGTATTTAATCATCAGATGGGGAGAGTAATTAGTTTAGTACCCTTAAAAAGTAAACAAGCTACAATTTTACTTTGGATTGGGTTAATTATTAATTTAGTTTTTATTGGTTATTATAAATACGCTAATTTTTTTGTAGCAACAGTTAATAACTTATTTACCAGTAATATTTTCTTAAACGAAATTATTTTACCTTTAGGTATCTCTTTTTATACTTTTACTCAAATGGCGTACTTAGTTGATGCTTATCGAGGGGAAATTAAAGGAGAAACAAACTATGACTTGATTACTTACAGCCTATTTGTAGTATTTTTTCCACAACTAGTAGCTGGTCCTATTTTACGCCATGATGAACTAATTCCTCAATTATATAAACTTAAAAATTTTATTTTTTCTCATAAAAACTTTGCCTATGGATTGACTTTGTTTAGTTTAGGTCTTTCTAAAAAAGTATTAATAGCTGATAATATTTCTCCTTGGGTAGCTACTGTATTCGACCATGCTAGCGAAATTACTTTTATTGAAGCTTGGGTAGGAGGATTAAGTTATACTTTTCAGCTTTATTTTGATTTTTCTGGTTATTCAGATATGGCAATTGGTTTAGGTTTAATGTTTAATATTAAACTACCAATTAATTTTAATTCTCCTTATAAAGCAAGTTCGATTAGCGATTTTTGGCGACGCTGGCATATTACTTTATCTAATTTATTAAGAGATTATTTATACATTCCTCTGGGTGGAAATCGGAAAGGAACTATTCGCCAATATCTAAATCTTCTCACGACAATGTTATTAGGTGGCTTGTGGCATGGTGCAGGTTGGAATTATGTTGTATGGGGTGGATTACATGGATTTTATTTATCAATTAATCATTGGTGGCGCAAACAACAAAAACCTTTACCTCAATTTTTAGGCTGGAGTCTTACTTTTGTTGCTGTTATTTTTAGTTGGGTATTGTTTAGAGCTAAAAATATTCATGAAGGTGCAGAAATTATTGAAACCATGATTGGTTTTAAAGGAGTTGTTTTACCAGGTGAACCTAATGGAAAACTTGCTATTCTTAATAGTTTTGGTATTGAACTCAGACGTTGGAATCAATTAAACTATCTACCTTTAGCTTATGGCAGTAAAACAAACAGTATTTTTATATTAATTGGTTTAACTTTGTGGGTAAAAATATTACCTAATCCTCAAGAATTATTGCAACAATTTAAACCTAATTGGTGGTGGGCGATTGGTGTAGGTTTTTCTGCAAGTTTATGTTTATTATCTCTCAATCGGGTATCTGAATTTCTTTATTTTCAGTTCTAAACTTTATAATTATTACTACAAAATTAATTAATATGACTACTTCAGGTTTATCGGATTCTTTCGATTCAGAATCTAAATATACAAAAATTAAAGCTTCTAAAACTAGAAAAAAATATAGTTATTTGATTTATAATTTTTTATTTTTTGGTTTTGTTTCTGTTCCAATGCTTTCGGTAGGATTATTTAATTGGATAATCGATCCTTACGATATTTTTAATACACCCAATTATTTAGGTATTAATCACGAAAAAATTAAAAAAGATAATAACGATAGGCTATTTAAAGCTGCTGATATCATCAGAATTAAACCTAAAATTATTTTGGCAGGTTCTTCTAGAACTAAACAAGGATTAAATCCAGAACATCCAGTATTTGAGCATCAGCAATCAGTTTATAACCTAGCTATTAATGGACCTAATTTTTATGAAGTCAGAAGATATATTGAACACGCTGTTGCTAATCAGCCAGATTTAAAAGAAATTGTTTTAGGTATTGACTTTTTTATGTTTAATAACCGTCTTGCCAATCAACCTAGTTTTTCAGAACAACGGTTAGAAAAAAAACAGTTTATTGCTTCTGATATGATTAATGCTCTTTTTTCATTAGATACTTTTGATATCAGTAGAAAGACTATGGATGCGAGTCAGCAAACTCCTGATTTAAATAATTATTATGGTGAAAATGGATTTATGCCAAATCGTAATGCTAATGATGGTAAAACTGATTGGAGGTTTGAACAATCAATTAATCTATATTTCACTCTACATTCTGATTATCAATTTTCTGACAAATATTGGTCTGATTTTGCACAATTAGTAGAATTATGCCAACAGAATAATATAGAGCTTAAAGTTTTTATTTCTCCTGCTCATGCTACTGATTTAGAATCTATTCGACTCACCCAACAATGGGAAACTTTTGAGCAGTGGAAACGCAAATTAGTACAATTAATACCTGTTTGGGATTTTTCTTGCTATAACAGCGTTACCACTGAAGCTATCGCCCCAACAATGAGTAATTATGTTGATAACTCTCACTATAATCCTAATATTGGTAATTTGATTTTAAATCGGATTTTTGACTACCAAACTGAACAAATTCCCCAAGATTTTGGTGTATTAATAACAACAAAAAATATTGAACAACATCTAGAGCAAATTAGAAGCGATCGCAAACGTTGGGCAAACAACCATCCAGATGAAATTAAATTAGTTGAAGAGATTAAATCCCAACTAGAAAACTCAAAACTATCAAAGTAAAAAACGAAACAATATATTTGTATTTTTAACAATAATTAAATCGTTATAAATATTTATTACTTTTGTGTAAATTATAAAAATTATAATTGATTTCTGATTTATAAAAAAAATAGTTAAAAAGAAGCTTGCCAATTTAAAGATAGTGGTATTTTGGCAAACTGCTCCTCCAAGATTCGATTAAACTGGTGTTGTGGAAACAATCAAAGCAATTTATTTTTCTAAAAAACTTTTCTGGAAAAATTAAGAAGTGAGGAGCGGACAATACTTATTATGACAATTAGAACTGTTGTTACCAGTGCAGCCATTATTCTTTGCTATGGAAATATAGCTGCTGCTAAAGATTTGCCGAATCTAAGTAAAACTGACAATTTATTAGATACCATTAAATTCGATTCCAAACAGCTAAACAACTTAATTCCTCTAAAAAGTAAACAACTAGAGAATGGTTCAAAATTGATACCTTTAGAAATTGTTCAGGCAGTAGAATCTAAACCTCAAGCCGAACCAAACTTCAATGTCGAACAGCTTGAACCTAGTGCTAATCCTTTACAGTTTCCTACTCAACCACAAGAAGTACAAATTAACACTCAAAAACCAATTACACTTCAACAAGCAATTGAATTAGCAATTAAAAACAATCAAGATTTACAAGAGTCGAAACTAAATC from Stanieria cyanosphaera PCC 7437 encodes:
- a CDS encoding MBOAT family O-acyltransferase; the encoded protein is MLFNSYIFIFLFLPITLIGFFTLGKFRLIYAAKLWLLVCSLFFYGYWNPSYLLLMMISIVFNHQMGRVISLVPLKSKQATILLWIGLIINLVFIGYYKYANFFVATVNNLFTSNIFLNEIILPLGISFYTFTQMAYLVDAYRGEIKGETNYDLITYSLFVVFFPQLVAGPILRHDELIPQLYKLKNFIFSHKNFAYGLTLFSLGLSKKVLIADNISPWVATVFDHASEITFIEAWVGGLSYTFQLYFDFSGYSDMAIGLGLMFNIKLPINFNSPYKASSISDFWRRWHITLSNLLRDYLYIPLGGNRKGTIRQYLNLLTTMLLGGLWHGAGWNYVVWGGLHGFYLSINHWWRKQQKPLPQFLGWSLTFVAVIFSWVLFRAKNIHEGAEIIETMIGFKGVVLPGEPNGKLAILNSFGIELRRWNQLNYLPLAYGSKTNSIFILIGLTLWVKILPNPQELLQQFKPNWWWAIGVGFSASLCLLSLNRVSEFLYFQF